The following proteins are co-located in the Gorilla gorilla gorilla isolate KB3781 chromosome 7, NHGRI_mGorGor1-v2.1_pri, whole genome shotgun sequence genome:
- the LOC134759103 gene encoding uncharacterized protein has product PPHRAVSNPPPGRPSEGQAGSLLPAGNQPLSPVTWGQMRRGGASKGPPVPVVRVGEEVQEPQSSCSPSPGSQRLGPSQRPLGHEEGLQQPELRMASRKGPCQPLSQTWSVGIGWGPSWMPLGGWWAQPCIWTLKAKETPASQTTSAILPLLGVAGVEGSARVHGPFATSDLLQIQQHLGSSSENPSHYHKEFLHITQSFNLTWHDIYIILTSTLTPDEKGAPGVQLKPTQMNSIIKPLYKIQWPMMQFPTETQTGFTIRETVAAVWIDRAGASSS; this is encoded by the coding sequence CCACCCCACAGGGCTGTCAGTAACCCACCTCCCGGGAGGCCCAGTGAAGGCCAGGCTGGCAGTCTTCTTCCTGCAGGGAACCAGCCCCTCTCCCCAGTCACCTGGGGGCAAATGAGAAGGGGAGGGGCAAGCAAGGGGCCTCCTGTTCCTGTGGTGAGGGTGGGTGAGGAAGTCCAGGAACCACAGTCCAGCTGCAGCCCAAGCCCTGGAAGCCAAAGACTGGGGCCCAGCCAGAGGCCACTTGGGCACGAAGAAGGGCTGCAGCAGCCGGAGCTAAGAATGGCCTCTAGAAAGGGGCCGTGCCAGCCACTCTCTCAAACGTGGTCTGTGGGGATCGGGTGGGGCCCCTCCTGGATGCCCCTTGGGGGCTGGTGGGCCCAGCCTTGTATTTGGACATTAAAGGCAAAGGAAACGCCAGCCAGTCAAACCACCTCTGCCATTCTTCCTCTTCTGGGAGTGGCTGGAGTTGAAGGCAGTGCTCGTGTTCATGGCCCTTTCGCTACGTCTGATTTGTTGCAGATCCAACAGCATCTGGGATCTTCCTCTGAAAATCCCTCTCATTATCACAAGGAATTCCTGCACATTACTCAGTCCTTTAATTTAACGTGGCATGACATTTATATCATTCTAACCTCCACCCTCACTCCTGATGAAAAGGGCGCCCCTGGCGTTCAGCTGAAACCCACACAGATGAACTCCATAATCAAGCCCCTGTACAAAATCCAGTGGCCAATGATGCAGTTCCCCACAGAGACCCAGACTGGATTTACCATCAGGGAGACAGTGGCAGCAGTCTGgattgacagagcaggagcatcatCATCTTAG